One Salvelinus sp. IW2-2015 linkage group LG4q.2, ASM291031v2, whole genome shotgun sequence DNA window includes the following coding sequences:
- the LOC111963128 gene encoding transcription regulator protein BACH2-like — MSADEGAHAHVRSGDAPMYVYESTVHCANVLLSLEDQRRQDILCDVTVVVEGTEIRAHRAVLAASSRYFLQVLLGHTHPEQEPIISLSDKVTARGFAPLLQFAYTAKLVLSKENIHEVIRCADFLGVHNLEDSCFRFLQAQLHSDTADHNNGLLCRKELPPSAHTDDFITEMDGSGGSAXSEKLRVTSSSATRRRPNHSTLTSLTSSLTSDLPRCPKYRKYQQACAKHSEENDDDDSVTSAASSHCHTSTPPGPLSETSSTRQGGQPHPLSPSRIKEEPRSWGEGSPPGLSEDSQDVLEMEMEMGPEPSERPPSRGSPSCLSSYLQRGLSNPDSTLPTTPLTQQLLNNELSLAHNRDRDRNRGAFQGEGGRDLRAVSAGTVHSSVDGVTMQPMPSDGLSKQEVELDRRSSVIFSSGVCDRLGTPSQSYCDRKSLEKDLLEITSKSLWTGVSQSFPCRQPYSPLSSSTSSNTLTTALQDPLPTVACRAQPTTSCPLPIKIYPRSPPCEPRTRTSSSCSSFSYLEDVGSGDSPSNMPQFEFSSSPCSVSGSGLARCLVGEQREHGGMVVGEAIFSQGRAKIKCERSYGANSSDESGSFSEGDSESGPAREPGPEVKLPFPVDQITNLPRNDFQIMIKMHKLTSEQLEFIHDIRRRSKNRIAAQRCRKRKLDCIQNLEVEIRKLVHEKEKLLSERNQLKVCMGELWQNLSYLSQAVSQEVCREVQGNPEKTKALLPTHRPSDPTAPTNSISIMASIDLTSNPGSPTSEGSLTKSPCSYESPVERDVGSGQRLRRGQGGVETEVSVLGQDNPESSLEPGASPGVCSPTVSVDFCQEMTEKCTTEEQPGQVCT, encoded by the exons ATGTCTGCGGATGAGGGGGCTCATGCCCACGTCAGGTCCGGGGATGCTCCCATGTACGTGTATGAGTCGACGGTGCACTGTGCCAACGTGCTGCTGAGTCTGGAGGACCAGCGGCGGCAGGACATCCTGTGTGATGTgacggtggtggtggaggggacGGAGATCAGGGCCCACAGGGCCGTCCTGGCAGCCAGCAGCAGATACTTCCTACAGGTGCTGCTGGGACACACACACCCCGAGCAGGAGCCAATCATCAGCCTGTCTGACAAG GTCACAGCCAGGGGGTTTGCCCCGCTGCTACAGTTTGCCTACACAGCCAAGCTGGTTCTGAGCAAAGAGAACATCCATGAGGTGATCCGCTGTGCTGACTTCCTAGGCGTTCACAACCTAGAGGACTCCTGCTTCCGCTTTCTGCAGGCCCAGCTGCACAGCGACACCGCTGATCACAACAATGGCCTTCTCTGCCGCAAGGAGTTACCACCGTCGGCGCACACCGATGACTTCATCACAGAGATGGACGGTAGTGGTGGTTCCGCATYGTCGGAGAAGCTCAGGGTGACGTCATCCTCAGCAACGAGGCGGCGGCCCAATCACTCAACCCTCACGTCCCTCACCAGYagcctgacctctgacctcccaCGATGCCCcaaatacaggaagtaccagcagGCATGCGCCAAGCACAGCGAAGAGAATGACGACGATGACAGCGTCACCTCAGCCGCCTCGTCACACTGCCATACCTCAACCCCCCCAGGCCCTCTCTCAGAGACCAGCAGCACCCGTCAAGGGGGAcaacctcaccctctctccccctccagaaTCAAAGAGGAACCCCGTTCCTGGGGCGAGGGGAGTCCCCCAGGACTGTCAGAGGATAGCCAGGATGtcctggagatggagatggagatgggtcCGGAGCCCTCAGAGCGTCCCCCCAGCAGAGGCTCACCATCCTGCCTGAGCTCCTACCTCCAGAGGGGCCTCAGTAACCCAGACAGCACTCTACCTACCACTCCTCTCACCCAGCAGCTACTGAACAACGAACTCTCATTAGCCCATAACAGGGATAGGGACAGGAACAGGGGGGCATTTCAAGGTGAGGGTGGAAGGGACCTCAGGGCGGTGTCTGCAGGGACAGTGCATTCGTCTGTGGATGGCGTGACCATGCAACCTATGCCCTCAGACGGACTcagcaaacaggaagtagagttGGATCGCCGTAGCAGCGTCATCTTCTCCTCCGGAGTGTGCGACCGCCTGGGAACACCGTCTCAATCCTACTGCGACCGGAAGTCTCTGGAAAAAGATCTTTTGGAGATCACATCAAAATCCCTGTGGACAGGTGTTAGTCAGTCCTTCCCCTGCCGCCAGCCTTACTCTCCCctatcctcctccacctcctctaacACCCTCACCACGGCCCTCCAGGACCCCCTGCCGACCGTGGCCTGCCGAGCGCAACCCACCACCAGCTGTCCTCTGCCCATAAAGATTTACCCCCGCTCCCCTCCATGCGAGCCCCGCACACGCACCTCCAGCTCCTGCTCATCTTTCTCCTACCTGGAGGACGTGGGCAGCGGGGACTCGCCCTCCAACATGCCCCAGTTTGAGTTCTCCTCCTCCCCATGCTCTGTGTCGGGCTCTGGCCTGGCTCGCTGTCTGGTGggggagcagagggagcacgGTGGGATGGTGGTGGGGGAAGCCATCTTCTCTCAGGGCCGTGCCAAGATCAAGTGTGAACGTTCGTACGGGGCCAACTCCAGTGATGAATCTGGGTCCTTCTCAGAGGGAGACAGTGAGTCCGGCCCTGCCAGAGAGCCAGGCCCTGAG GTCAAACTTCCATTCCCGGTGGATCAGATCACCAACCTTCCCCGTAATGACTTCCAGATCATGATAAAGATGCACAAACTGACCTCAGAGCAGCTGGAGTTCATTCACGACATCCGGCGGCGCAGTAAGAACCGCATCGCCGCCCAGCGCTGCCGCAAGAGGAAGCTGGACTGCATCCAGAACCTGGAGGTGGAGATACGCAAATTG gtgcATGAGAAGGAGAAGCTACTGAGTGAGAGGAACCAGCTGAAGGTGTGTATGGGTGAGCTGTGGCAGAACCTCTCCTACCTGTCCCAGGCTGTGTCCCAGGAGGTGTGCAGGGAGGTGCAGGGGAACCCCGAGAAGACCAAAGCCCTGCTCCCTACACACAGGCCCAGCGATCCCACCGCTCCCACCAACAGCATCTCCATCATGGCCAGCATCGACCTCACCTCCAACCCAGGCTCCCCAACCTCAGAGGGCAGCCTGACCAAGTCACCCTGCTCCTATGAAAGCCCTGTGGAGAGAGATGTTGGCTCTGGGCAGAGGCTTAGGAGGGGGCAGGGCGGTGTGGAGACAGAGGTGTCTGTCCTGGGGCAGGATAACCCTGAGTCTTCCCTAGAGCCTGGAGCATCTCCGGGTGTGTGTAGCCCCACTGTTTCGGTGGATTTCTGTCAAGAGATGACTGAGAAATGCACGACAGAAGAACAGCCCGGACAGGTCTGTACCTAG
- the LOC111963012 gene encoding gap junction alpha-4 protein-like produces MGDWNLLGSILEEVHVHSTIVGKIWLTILLIFRMLVLGVAAEDVWNDEQSEFICNTDQPGCKTVCYDQAFPISLIRFWVLQVIFVSSPSLVYMGHALYRLRALEKERHRRRVQLKAELGETEALVEQHKRIEKELKRLEEQRKVKKAPLRGSLLRTYVIHILTRSVVEVGFIMGQYILYGIGLEPLYKCERMPCPNSVDCYVSRPTEKTVFMVFMIVIAGVSLFLNLLEISHLGIKKIKQTLKGDKYPADNDSLIYKPKKKAMIQQLCVSSHNGPLTQTIFKVIPEEDLNPMDPPPHYIPNHEVPRHNSVAPGQYLANCTGLQPHQHYQQQQQLQQRQPSQGMIQTLHLQGAPENHTPTMVDQHRPAYGGVFLNGDSGPRNLQGQPNHKDPNLHPQDHYQPSHMEVVPVPIATHRPSIMTTHRPSLALRDIDLEEDRRNSMGSDFLLPNPGRKQSFMTRMPSESMSTISDCSSNSLRTSDSELGDMGDMPMMPPPGRRMSMASRAKRQAASDLVV; encoded by the coding sequence ATGGGGGAYTGGAACCTGCTGGGCAGCATCCTAGAGGAAGTACATGTCCACTCCACCATCGTAGGAAAGATCTGGCTCACCATCCTCCTCATCTTCCGCATGCTGGTGCTGGGCGTAGCGGCCGAGGATGTGTGGAACGATGAACAGAGCGAGTTCATCTGCAACACGGACCAGCCGGGYTGCAAGACCGTCTGTTACGACCAGGCCTTCCCCATCTCCCTCATCCGCTTCTGGGTCCTGCAGGTCATCTTCGTGTCCTCACCCTCCCTCGTCTACATGGGCCACGCGCTCTACCGCCTGCGCGccctggagaaggagaggcaCCGGCGGAGGGTCCAGCTGAAGGCAGAGCTGGGGGAGACGGAGGCGCTGGTGGAGCAACACAAGCGCATTGAGAAGGAGTTGAAGAGGCTGGAGGAGCAGAGGAAGGTGAAGAAGGCTCCACTGAGAGGGTCCCTGCTGCGGACGTACGTCATCCATATCCTAACGCGCTCCGTGGTGGAGGTGGGCTTCATCATGGGCCAGTATATCCTGTATGGCATCGGACTGGAGCCTCTATATAAATGCGAGAGGATGCCTTGCCCCAACAGCGTGGACTGTTACGTGTCCAGGCCCACGGAGAAAACAGTGTTCATGGTGTTCATGATCGTCATTGCCGGGGTGTCTCTCTTCCTGAACCTCCTGGAGATATCCCACCTGGGCATCAAGAAAATCAAACAGACTCTGAAGGGAGACAAGTACCCAGCAGACAACGACAGTTTGATTTACAAGCCGAAGAAGAAAGCGATGATACAGCAACTGTGTGTGTCTTCTCACAATGGGCCGCTGACTCAGACCATCTTCAAAGTCATTCCTGAAGAGGATCTGAACCCAATGGACCCACCTCCCCACTACATACCAAACCACGAGGTTCCCAGGCACAACAGCGTGGCTCCAGGCCAGTACCTGGCCAACTGCACTGGCCTTCAGCCCCATCAGCactaccagcagcagcagcagctccagcaACGTCAGCCCAGCCAAGGGATGATCCAGACCCTGCACCTTCAGGGAGCCCCAGAGAACCACACCCCCACCATGGTTGACCAGCACCGTCCAGCCTACGGAGGAGTTTTCTTGAATGGAGACAGTGGGCCCAGGAACCTGCAGGGTCAGCCGAACCATAAGGACCCCAATTTACACCCTCAAGACCACTACCAGCCCAGCCACATGGAAGTAGTACCTGTGCCTATTGCAACACACAGACCCAGCATCATGACAACACACAGACCAAGCTTGGCTCTGAGGGACATAGACCTGGAGGAAGATAGGAGGAACTCAATGGGCAGCGACTTCCTCTTGCCTAACCCAGGAAGGAAGCAAAGCTTCATGACACGTATGCCCTCTGAGAGCATGTCCACCATCAGTGACTGCAGCAGCAACTCTCTACGGACATCCGACTCTGAACTGGGCGACATGGGGGACATGCCCATGATGCCACCCCCTGGAAGGAGAATGTCAATGGCAAGTAGAGCCAAGAGACAGGCAGCCTCTGACCTAGTGGTTTAG